A stretch of Pseudomonas sp. 7SR1 DNA encodes these proteins:
- a CDS encoding 3-phosphoglycerate kinase produces MKKTCCALLALLPLTAFAYPIDVEKHLEGVSIDYTPYDTDADIGSIQVNNYGNTDAACTVLFRNGPEAPRTRKIEVAAGKFKNVTAKFNRDIIKLRIVLTCKPK; encoded by the coding sequence ATGAAAAAAACCTGTTGTGCGTTGCTGGCCCTGCTGCCGCTGACTGCCTTTGCCTACCCCATCGACGTGGAAAAACACCTCGAAGGCGTCAGCATCGACTACACCCCCTACGACACCGACGCCGATATCGGCTCCATCCAGGTCAACAACTATGGCAACACCGACGCGGCCTGTACCGTGCTGTTCCGCAATGGTCCCGAGGCACCTCGCACTCGCAAGATCGAAGTCGCCGCGGGCAAGTTCAAGAACGTGACCGCCAAGTTCAATCGCGACATCATCAAGCTGCGGATCGTGCTGACCTGCAAGCCGAAATGA
- a CDS encoding LysR family transcriptional regulator yields the protein MDRIDCMRAFVVTVGENGFAAAARAMDVPRSKVSKQIQALEEAIGVQLLQRTTRSLHLTEAGAEYFEAAREVLAALDEAEQRARDGIGELRGVLRVNAPMSFGLRRLGKLIPLFHERHPNIELQVVLSDQQVDPVRGGFDVTIRIASMPDSTMIARQLAPAPRILVAAPAYLERAGVPQNPQDLRAHQCLNYGYLQSGASLQLCNGKETQRVNVTGPLHVNNGDLLAQAAEAGMGIALLPDFIVEDALAAGRLVPVLCDWKAPAISINAVYSSARRLPQKTRAFIEFMVEQLAIKQGAPGAC from the coding sequence ATGGATCGCATCGACTGCATGCGTGCCTTCGTCGTCACGGTCGGAGAAAACGGCTTTGCAGCCGCCGCCCGCGCCATGGACGTACCGAGGTCAAAGGTCAGCAAGCAAATCCAGGCGCTGGAAGAAGCGATTGGCGTGCAGCTGCTGCAACGCACCACGCGCAGCCTGCATCTCACCGAAGCGGGGGCCGAGTATTTCGAAGCGGCGCGGGAAGTGTTGGCGGCCCTGGATGAAGCCGAGCAACGGGCACGGGACGGGATTGGCGAACTGCGCGGGGTGTTGCGGGTCAACGCGCCGATGTCGTTCGGCCTGCGCCGGCTGGGCAAGTTGATCCCGCTGTTTCATGAACGGCATCCGAACATCGAGCTGCAGGTGGTGCTCAGCGACCAGCAGGTGGATCCGGTGCGCGGCGGTTTCGACGTGACCATCCGCATCGCCAGCATGCCCGACTCGACCATGATCGCCCGGCAACTGGCACCGGCCCCGCGAATCCTGGTGGCCGCCCCCGCCTATCTCGAGCGGGCGGGCGTGCCGCAGAACCCTCAGGACCTGCGCGCCCATCAATGCCTCAACTACGGCTACCTGCAAAGTGGCGCGAGCCTGCAACTGTGCAACGGCAAGGAGACGCAACGGGTCAATGTCACCGGCCCCCTGCATGTCAACAACGGCGACTTGCTGGCACAGGCCGCCGAGGCCGGCATGGGCATCGCGCTGCTGCCGGACTTCATCGTTGAAGATGCCCTGGCTGCCGGACGCCTGGTGCCGGTCCTGTGCGACTGGAAGGCGCCGGCGATCAGCATCAATGCCGTGTACTCGTCGGCACGGCGGCTACCGCAGAAAACCCGGGCGTTCATCGAATTTATGGTGGAGCAATTGGCGATCAAGCAGGGCGCTCCGGGCGCTTGCTGA
- a CDS encoding DEAD/DEAH box helicase encodes MFSQFALHERLLKAVAELKFVEPTPVQAAAIPLALQGRDLRVTAQTGSGKTAAFVLPILNRLIGPAKVRVSIKTLILLPTRELAQQTLKEVERFSQFTFIKSGLITGGEDFKVQAAMLRKVPDILIGTPGRMIEHLNAGNLDLKEVEVLVLDEADRMLDMGFAEDVQRLVDECSQRQQTMLFSATTGGSGLREMVAKVLNNPEHLQLNAVSQLNSTTRQQIITADHNQHKEQIVNWLLANETYEKAIVFTNTRAMADRIYGRLVAQEYKAFVLHGEKDQKDRKLAIDRLKQGGVKILVATDVAARGLDVEGLDMVINFDMPRSGDEYVHRIGRTGRAGNDGLAISLICHGDWNLMSSIERYLKQSFERRTIKEVKGTYSGPKKVKASGKAVGAKKKKVDAKGDKKKSAAKAPTKRKTANRPKTEAPALVSKDGMAPLKRRKPQAPAAE; translated from the coding sequence GTGTTTTCCCAATTCGCCCTGCACGAACGCCTGCTCAAAGCCGTGGCCGAGCTTAAATTTGTCGAGCCGACGCCGGTGCAGGCCGCGGCTATTCCGCTCGCGCTCCAGGGGCGTGACCTGCGGGTGACGGCGCAAACCGGCAGCGGCAAGACCGCCGCGTTCGTGCTGCCGATCCTCAACCGCCTGATCGGCCCGGCCAAGGTTCGAGTGAGCATCAAGACCCTGATCCTGCTGCCGACCCGCGAACTGGCCCAGCAGACCTTGAAGGAAGTGGAGCGCTTCTCGCAATTCACCTTCATCAAGTCCGGCCTGATCACCGGCGGCGAAGACTTCAAGGTCCAGGCCGCCATGCTGCGCAAGGTACCGGACATCCTGATCGGCACGCCGGGGCGGATGATCGAGCACCTGAACGCCGGCAACCTCGACCTCAAGGAAGTCGAAGTGTTGGTGCTGGATGAAGCCGACCGCATGCTGGACATGGGGTTTGCCGAAGACGTGCAGCGCCTGGTGGACGAGTGCAGCCAGCGTCAACAGACCATGCTGTTCTCCGCCACCACCGGCGGCTCGGGCCTGCGGGAAATGGTGGCCAAGGTGCTGAACAATCCCGAGCACCTGCAGCTCAACGCGGTCAGCCAGCTGAACTCCACCACCCGCCAGCAAATCATCACCGCCGACCACAACCAGCACAAAGAGCAGATCGTGAACTGGTTGCTGGCCAACGAAACCTACGAAAAAGCCATCGTGTTCACCAATACCCGGGCCATGGCCGACCGCATCTACGGTCGCCTGGTCGCCCAGGAATACAAGGCGTTCGTCCTGCACGGCGAGAAGGACCAGAAAGACCGCAAGCTGGCCATCGACCGCCTCAAGCAGGGCGGGGTGAAAATCCTCGTGGCCACTGACGTCGCCGCCCGTGGCCTGGATGTCGAAGGCCTGGACATGGTCATCAACTTCGACATGCCTCGCAGTGGCGACGAATACGTGCACCGCATCGGCCGTACCGGCCGCGCCGGCAATGATGGCCTGGCGATCTCGCTGATCTGCCATGGCGACTGGAACCTGATGTCGAGCATCGAGCGCTACCTCAAGCAGAGCTTCGAGCGCCGCACCATCAAGGAAGTCAAAGGCACCTACAGCGGACCGAAAAAGGTCAAGGCTTCGGGCAAGGCCGTTGGCGCGAAGAAGAAAAAAGTCGATGCCAAGGGCGACAAGAAGAAATCCGCCGCCAAGGCCCCGACCAAGCGCAAGACCGCCAACCGCCCGAAGACCGAGGCCCCGGCCCTGGTCAGCAAGGACGGCATGGCCCCGCTCAAACGCCGCAAGCCCCAGGCGCCGGCGGCTGAATGA
- a CDS encoding ShlB/FhaC/HecB family hemolysin secretion/activation protein yields the protein MFSPARWARLCLALLCLSPLPPAHAAPTPGDTDLIRERQNRLLEEQRRRLEDLKNLPGQEAKPAQPTAPVDTRCFPIRTIELKGADSLSSAERERLLAPYIGQCLGVPQLNELLKVITDRYIEKGLVTSRAYLPQQDLSDGHLQVLVVEGRLEGLKGAENSRLSEGELAMAFPGKVGDLVNLREIEQMVDQLNRLPSNQAQMELMPGQHVGGSEVLVQNTPQKPWRVGLSRHNDGQRSTGEQQWGTSLDWDSPLGLADQLSLRGGHDAVSDHQRTSRNAMLYYNLPFGWWNVSYTYSQSEYRSRGTVDGFNFKQTGDSQNHQVRVERVVHRDAMSKTSLNTGLAYLRTSNFIEDSKLAVSSHRLSEAQFGINHGRRVGSAFVNLDLGLQQGIGAFDAQGDDNPRPGQPDARYRKYTATLSYLQPFQLWGESFSFSSLMTGQRSEDVLFSPQRMSLGGQSSIRGYKDQSLAGDSGGYWRNDLRWSRPVTLEWLRPVFAEYGTSLGYDQGVITGTRYNGDEHGRMSSHSLELFARGEHLSASVTFAHSLERPDALTEREAPIYLRLDVFL from the coding sequence ATGTTCTCACCCGCCCGTTGGGCGAGGTTGTGCTTGGCTTTGCTGTGCCTTTCTCCGCTGCCCCCCGCTCACGCTGCCCCCACCCCCGGTGACACCGACCTGATCCGCGAACGCCAGAACCGTTTGCTCGAGGAACAGCGCCGGCGCCTGGAGGATCTGAAGAACCTGCCCGGCCAGGAGGCGAAGCCGGCCCAGCCGACGGCGCCGGTCGATACCCGCTGCTTCCCCATCCGCACCATCGAGCTCAAGGGCGCCGACAGCCTTTCCTCCGCTGAGCGCGAGCGCCTGTTGGCGCCCTACATCGGCCAATGCCTGGGCGTGCCGCAACTCAACGAACTGCTCAAGGTCATCACCGACCGCTACATCGAGAAAGGCCTGGTCACCAGTCGTGCCTACCTGCCGCAGCAGGATCTGTCCGACGGTCACTTGCAGGTGCTGGTGGTGGAGGGGCGCCTCGAGGGCTTGAAGGGCGCCGAAAACAGCCGACTCTCGGAAGGAGAACTGGCGATGGCGTTTCCCGGCAAGGTCGGCGACTTGGTCAACCTGCGGGAGATCGAGCAGATGGTGGACCAGCTCAACCGCCTGCCATCGAACCAGGCGCAGATGGAGCTGATGCCCGGGCAGCATGTCGGCGGCAGTGAAGTGCTGGTGCAGAACACCCCGCAAAAACCCTGGCGCGTCGGGTTGTCGCGGCACAACGACGGCCAGCGGAGCACGGGCGAACAGCAATGGGGCACGTCCCTGGATTGGGACAGCCCCTTGGGGCTGGCCGATCAATTGTCCTTGCGCGGTGGTCACGATGCCGTCAGCGATCATCAACGCACTTCGCGCAATGCCATGCTGTATTACAACCTGCCATTTGGCTGGTGGAACGTCAGCTACACCTATAGCCAGAGCGAATACCGCTCGCGGGGCACGGTCGACGGGTTCAATTTCAAGCAGACCGGCGACAGCCAGAACCACCAGGTGCGGGTCGAGCGGGTGGTCCATCGTGACGCGATGAGCAAGACGTCCCTCAACACCGGCCTCGCTTATCTGCGCACCAGCAACTTCATCGAAGACAGCAAGCTCGCCGTGAGCAGCCATCGCCTGAGTGAAGCGCAGTTCGGCATCAACCACGGACGGCGAGTCGGCAGCGCCTTCGTCAACCTGGACCTGGGCCTGCAGCAAGGCATCGGTGCCTTCGATGCCCAGGGCGACGATAATCCACGCCCCGGCCAGCCCGACGCGCGCTACCGCAAATACACCGCCACCCTCAGCTACCTGCAACCCTTCCAGCTCTGGGGCGAGTCCTTCAGCTTCAGCAGCCTGATGACCGGGCAGCGCAGCGAAGACGTGCTGTTCAGCCCGCAGCGCATGAGCCTGGGCGGGCAATCGTCGATCCGGGGCTACAAGGACCAGTCGCTGGCCGGCGACAGCGGCGGTTACTGGCGCAACGACCTGCGCTGGAGCCGCCCGGTCACCCTGGAGTGGCTGCGCCCGGTGTTCGCCGAGTACGGCACCAGCCTGGGTTACGACCAGGGTGTCATCACCGGGACCCGCTACAACGGCGACGAGCATGGGCGCATGTCCAGCCACTCGCTGGAGCTGTTCGCCCGCGGCGAACACCTGAGCGCCAGCGTGACCTTCGCCCATTCCCTGGAACGTCCGGATGCTCTGACCGAGCGCGAAGCGCCGATCTACTTGCGCCTGGATGTTTTCCTCTAA
- a CDS encoding ATP-binding protein has protein sequence MFKLKRKTWALLLAYVLGASGYIYYLYVQTQGVLTENINNKLLHAALGASAILGDRYHDNLVDKQSKTPEQDWDAIQRLSSFNESMGTAFVYSVIKRDAKAILISSSASEKEIREKNFVRFFDPYPDASQALLDSFERTQPTWIDYSDHWGDFRAVFVPMKSRDGTVYVAGAEITLEDYYQQLNHDSLYHIVVAILVFLALILLRMRGHLQELHMNERLLNQAKQAAEEADRSKTRFLATMSHEIRTPMYSVIGATELLARSDLDPEQSRLLKTIHASGRTLLSLIDNVLDLAKIEAGKLELKPSIFELRALVSSCIDITRQNIQDKPVVLEAQVSPDVPSLIKTDSDCLRQILINLLGNAVKFTDSGKISLKVTTSGHGPQAWLDFSIRDTGIGIPEELQHNLFQPFSQLARASNQRFAGSGLGLSICKNLVEAQRGTLSFTSQPGVGSTFSFSLPMEIFPVSQIPLEEEAQAGYDSSFASQYPLDILLVENHPVSQKVAMAMLQELGYSPDLASTGQEAINRCMAAIPGIIFMDINMPVMDGLEAIRRIRELPCGDTCYVVAFTASAFSSEIERFRAAGADDVLTKPANFQALTRVLQRATNAHWQRGASHSAAAPIPGP, from the coding sequence ATGTTCAAACTCAAACGAAAGACATGGGCTTTACTTCTGGCTTATGTCCTAGGTGCCAGTGGGTACATCTACTATCTCTATGTCCAGACCCAGGGCGTACTCACCGAGAACATCAATAACAAGCTGTTGCATGCCGCGTTGGGCGCTTCGGCGATCCTGGGCGACCGCTACCATGACAATCTGGTCGACAAGCAGTCCAAGACCCCGGAACAGGACTGGGACGCCATCCAGCGGCTTTCCAGCTTCAACGAGTCCATGGGCACCGCCTTCGTCTATAGCGTGATCAAGCGTGACGCCAAGGCCATCCTGATCAGCTCCAGCGCATCGGAAAAGGAAATCCGAGAGAAGAATTTCGTGCGGTTCTTCGATCCTTACCCGGATGCCAGCCAGGCGCTGCTCGACAGCTTCGAGCGTACGCAGCCCACCTGGATCGATTACTCGGATCACTGGGGGGACTTTCGCGCTGTCTTCGTCCCCATGAAATCAAGGGATGGAACGGTTTATGTGGCCGGGGCCGAGATTACCCTGGAGGATTACTACCAGCAGCTCAACCACGATTCGCTGTATCACATCGTCGTGGCCATCCTGGTCTTTCTCGCGCTCATTCTTCTGCGCATGCGCGGCCACCTCCAGGAACTGCACATGAACGAACGGCTGTTGAACCAGGCCAAACAGGCCGCCGAAGAGGCCGATCGTTCGAAAACCCGGTTCCTGGCGACCATGAGCCATGAAATCCGCACGCCGATGTACAGCGTCATCGGCGCGACCGAATTACTGGCTCGATCCGACCTGGATCCGGAGCAAAGCCGCCTGTTGAAAACGATTCATGCCAGCGGGCGAACCCTGCTCTCCCTGATCGATAACGTGCTCGACCTGGCGAAGATCGAAGCCGGCAAGCTGGAGCTCAAGCCTTCTATTTTCGAACTCAGGGCGCTGGTTTCGTCCTGTATCGACATCACCCGCCAGAACATCCAGGACAAGCCAGTGGTACTCGAGGCCCAGGTTTCGCCGGATGTGCCATCGTTGATCAAGACCGATAGCGATTGTCTTCGCCAGATACTGATCAACCTGCTGGGAAATGCGGTCAAGTTCACCGACAGCGGCAAGATCTCCCTCAAGGTCACGACCAGTGGTCATGGCCCCCAGGCCTGGCTGGATTTTTCCATTCGTGATACCGGCATCGGCATTCCCGAGGAGCTGCAGCACAACCTCTTCCAGCCGTTCTCCCAGCTCGCAAGGGCGAGCAACCAGCGCTTCGCCGGGAGTGGCCTGGGGCTTTCCATCTGCAAGAACCTGGTGGAGGCGCAGCGCGGAACGTTGTCGTTCACCAGTCAGCCCGGGGTGGGGTCGACGTTCAGCTTCTCGCTCCCGATGGAAATCTTTCCAGTTTCGCAAATCCCCCTCGAGGAGGAGGCGCAGGCGGGTTACGACTCATCCTTTGCCAGCCAGTACCCGCTCGATATTCTTCTGGTGGAGAATCATCCCGTGAGCCAGAAAGTCGCCATGGCGATGCTGCAGGAGCTGGGATATTCGCCGGACCTGGCATCAACCGGCCAGGAGGCGATCAACCGGTGCATGGCGGCGATCCCGGGGATCATTTTCATGGATATCAACATGCCGGTCATGGACGGTCTGGAGGCCATCCGCAGGATTCGCGAACTTCCATGTGGCGATACCTGTTATGTCGTTGCATTTACCGCAAGCGCGTTTTCCAGCGAGATCGAGCGTTTCAGAGCCGCTGGCGCCGATGACGTTCTGACCAAGCCGGCGAACTTCCAAGCGCTGACCCGAGTGCTGCAGCGCGCGACCAATGCCCATTGGCAACGCGGTGCCAGCCACTCGGCCGCAGCTCCCATCCCCGGTCCGTAA
- a CDS encoding hydrolase — MSIRELLNPTNSALILIDHQPQMAFGVQSIDRQTLKNNTVGLAKAAKIFNVPTIYTSVETESFSGYIWPELLAVHPDQKPIERTSMNSWEDKALVDAVKATGRKKLIIAALWTEVCLTFPALEALAEGYEVYIVTDASGGTSKEAHDMSVQRMIQAGAVPVTWQQVLLEYQRDWAHKDTYEAVMELVLEHSGAYGMGVDYAYTMVHKAPQRQVK, encoded by the coding sequence ATGTCTATCCGCGAACTGCTGAACCCAACCAACTCCGCCCTGATCCTGATCGACCACCAGCCGCAAATGGCCTTCGGCGTGCAATCGATCGACCGCCAGACCCTGAAGAACAACACTGTGGGCCTGGCCAAGGCGGCGAAGATCTTCAACGTGCCGACCATCTACACATCGGTCGAAACCGAAAGCTTCAGCGGTTACATCTGGCCTGAGCTGTTGGCGGTCCACCCGGACCAGAAGCCTATCGAGCGCACCTCGATGAACTCCTGGGAAGACAAGGCCCTGGTGGATGCGGTGAAAGCCACCGGCCGCAAGAAACTGATCATCGCGGCGCTGTGGACCGAGGTTTGCCTGACCTTCCCGGCACTGGAAGCACTGGCTGAAGGCTACGAGGTGTACATCGTCACCGACGCCTCCGGCGGTACCAGCAAGGAAGCCCACGACATGTCGGTACAGCGGATGATCCAGGCAGGTGCGGTGCCGGTGACCTGGCAGCAAGTGCTGCTGGAATACCAACGCGACTGGGCACACAAGGACACGTACGAGGCGGTGATGGAACTGGTGCTGGAACACAGCGGCGCTTATGGCATGGGCGTGGACTACGCCTACACCATGGTGCACAAGGCACCGCAGCGCCAGGTCAAGTAA
- a CDS encoding mechanosensitive ion channel family protein has product MDIKQLWLNLQDLWGALDQHPLLHCGLALALLLVIALVLGRVARYVILHGAKLLGRQPALNWVNDLRQNKVFHRLAQTTPSLIIQFGLHLVPGLSKTSLVFLGNVALSFTILFMLLAISALLSALLDVYARTEHARTRSIKGYVQLTKMVLYVFGAIIIVATLIDRSPLLLLSGLGAMSAVILLVYKDTLLSFVASVQLTSNDMLRVGDWIEMPQVGADGDVVDITLHTVKVQNFDKTIVSIPTWRLMSESFKNWRGMQQSGGRRIKRSLFIDASGVRFINDDEERHLTQVRLLTDYITRKQAELKAWNEAQGNVAAMSANRRRMTNLGTFRAYALAYLKSHPEIQPNMTCMVRQLQTTAHGIPLEIYCFTGTTVWADYERIQGDIFDYLLAVMPEFGLNLYQQPSGMDLRSGLLPAVLGASHLPEQEKDLA; this is encoded by the coding sequence ATGGATATCAAACAGCTCTGGCTCAATCTTCAAGACCTCTGGGGTGCCCTCGACCAGCATCCGCTCCTGCATTGCGGCCTGGCCCTGGCGCTGCTGCTGGTCATCGCCCTGGTACTGGGGCGCGTGGCGCGCTACGTGATCCTGCATGGTGCCAAGCTGCTCGGGCGCCAGCCGGCCCTGAACTGGGTCAACGACCTGCGCCAGAACAAAGTCTTCCATCGACTGGCACAGACGACGCCGTCGTTGATCATCCAGTTCGGCCTGCACCTGGTGCCCGGGCTGAGCAAGACCAGCCTGGTGTTCCTCGGCAATGTCGCCCTCTCCTTCACGATCCTGTTCATGCTCCTGGCCATCAGCGCCCTGCTCAGCGCCCTGCTGGACGTCTACGCCCGCACCGAACATGCGCGTACCCGCTCGATCAAGGGGTATGTGCAACTGACGAAAATGGTGCTGTATGTGTTCGGCGCGATCATCATCGTCGCCACCCTGATCGACCGTTCGCCGCTGTTGCTGCTGTCCGGCCTGGGTGCGATGTCGGCGGTGATCCTGTTGGTCTACAAGGACACACTGTTGTCCTTCGTCGCCAGCGTGCAGTTGACCAGCAACGATATGCTGCGGGTCGGCGACTGGATCGAGATGCCCCAGGTCGGCGCCGACGGCGATGTGGTGGACATCACGCTGCATACGGTCAAGGTGCAGAACTTCGACAAGACCATCGTCTCGATCCCCACCTGGCGCCTGATGTCCGAATCGTTCAAGAACTGGCGCGGCATGCAGCAGTCCGGCGGGCGGCGGATCAAGCGCAGCCTGTTCATCGACGCCAGTGGCGTGCGCTTCATCAACGACGATGAAGAACGGCACTTGACCCAGGTACGCCTGCTGACCGACTACATCACCCGCAAACAGGCCGAGCTCAAGGCCTGGAACGAAGCCCAGGGCAATGTGGCGGCAATGTCGGCCAACCGGCGGCGGATGACCAACCTGGGCACGTTCCGGGCCTATGCGTTGGCCTATCTCAAGAGCCATCCCGAGATCCAGCCGAACATGACCTGCATGGTCCGGCAACTGCAGACCACGGCCCATGGCATCCCCCTGGAAATCTACTGCTTCACCGGCACCACCGTGTGGGCCGATTACGAGCGGATCCAGGGGGACATCTTCGATTATCTGCTGGCGGTGATGCCGGAGTTCGGCTTGAACCTGTACCAGCAACCCAGCGGCATGGACCTGCGTTCCGGCTTGCTGCCGGCAGTGCTGGGGGCCAGTCATCTGCCCGAACAGGAAAAAGACCTGGCGTAG
- a CDS encoding LysR family transcriptional regulator — MKAPRVTLDQWRTLQAVVDHGGFAQAAEVLHRSQSSVSYTVARMQDQLGVPLLRIDGRKAVLTEAGGVLLRRSRQLVKQASQLEDLAHHMEQGWEAEVRLVVDAAYPTARLVRALTAFMPQSRGCRVRLREEVLSGVEEVLLEGVADLAISGFSIPGYLGAELSDVEFVAVAHPEHALHRLNRELSFQDLESQLQVVIRDSGRQQPRDVGWLGAEQRWTVGSLATAATFVSSGLGFAWLPRHMIERELREGTLKRLPLDQGGSRNPSFYLYSNKEKPLGPATQILIELLRTFDTAPLDAPFAAPEQA, encoded by the coding sequence ATGAAAGCGCCCCGTGTGACCCTTGATCAATGGCGAACGTTGCAGGCGGTAGTGGACCACGGCGGCTTCGCCCAGGCCGCCGAAGTGTTGCACCGCTCCCAGTCATCGGTGAGCTACACCGTGGCCCGCATGCAGGACCAGCTCGGCGTGCCGCTGCTGCGCATCGATGGACGCAAGGCCGTGCTGACCGAAGCCGGGGGCGTGCTGTTGCGTCGTTCCCGGCAACTGGTTAAACAGGCCAGCCAACTGGAGGACCTGGCCCATCACATGGAACAAGGCTGGGAAGCGGAAGTGCGCCTGGTGGTCGACGCCGCCTACCCCACCGCCCGTCTCGTACGGGCGCTGACGGCATTCATGCCCCAGAGCCGCGGTTGCCGGGTGCGCCTGCGCGAGGAGGTGCTGTCCGGCGTCGAAGAAGTATTGCTCGAAGGCGTGGCCGACCTGGCCATCAGCGGTTTCAGCATTCCCGGTTACCTGGGGGCGGAATTGAGCGACGTGGAATTCGTCGCGGTGGCCCATCCCGAACACGCCCTGCATCGGCTCAATCGCGAACTCAGTTTCCAGGACCTGGAAAGCCAGCTGCAGGTGGTGATCCGCGACTCCGGTCGCCAGCAGCCCCGTGACGTGGGCTGGCTCGGCGCCGAGCAGCGCTGGACCGTCGGCAGCCTCGCCACCGCCGCCACCTTCGTCAGCAGCGGCCTGGGCTTCGCCTGGCTGCCCCGGCACATGATCGAACGGGAATTGAGAGAAGGCACGCTTAAGCGGCTACCCTTGGACCAGGGCGGCAGTCGCAACCCGAGCTTCTATCTGTATTCGAACAAGGAAAAACCCTTGGGGCCGGCCACGCAGATTCTCATCGAACTGCTGCGCACCTTCGACACCGCGCCGCTGGATGCGCCCTTTGCCGCCCCTGAACAAGCCTGA
- a CDS encoding carboxylate/amino acid/amine transporter, whose product MGYLLFVTLIQAFSFSLIGEYLAGHVDSYFAVLVRVLLAGLVFIPLTRWRQVEPSFMRGMLLIGALQFGVTYVCLYLSFRVLTVPEVLLFTILTPLHVTLIEDALNRRFNPWALIAALVAVAGAAVIRYDRVSPDFFMGFLLLQLANFTYAAGQVLYRHLVARYPSDLPHYRRFGYFYLGALAVVLPAFLLFGKADFWPEAALQWGVLVFLGLVSTALGLYWWNKGACLVQGGTLAVMNNLHVPVGLLLNLLIWNQHEELGRLFLGGGVILAAVWMSRLSLRRPLVAR is encoded by the coding sequence ATGGGCTATCTACTTTTTGTAACCTTGATCCAGGCATTTTCCTTCAGCCTGATTGGCGAATACCTGGCCGGGCATGTCGACAGCTACTTTGCCGTGCTGGTAAGGGTCCTGCTGGCCGGGCTGGTGTTCATTCCACTGACGCGCTGGCGCCAGGTGGAACCGTCGTTCATGCGCGGCATGCTGCTGATCGGCGCCTTGCAGTTCGGCGTGACCTACGTCTGCCTGTACCTGAGCTTCCGGGTATTGACGGTGCCCGAGGTGTTGCTGTTTACCATCCTCACGCCATTGCACGTGACTCTGATCGAAGACGCACTGAACCGCCGATTCAATCCCTGGGCATTGATCGCGGCGCTGGTGGCCGTGGCGGGAGCCGCAGTGATTCGCTATGACCGGGTCAGCCCGGATTTCTTCATGGGCTTCCTGCTGCTGCAACTGGCCAACTTCACCTACGCGGCCGGGCAGGTCCTGTACCGGCACCTGGTGGCGCGTTACCCGAGCGATCTGCCGCACTATCGGCGTTTCGGCTACTTCTACCTCGGTGCGCTGGCGGTGGTGCTGCCGGCGTTCCTGCTGTTCGGCAAGGCGGATTTCTGGCCTGAAGCTGCGTTGCAATGGGGCGTGCTGGTTTTCCTTGGCCTGGTCTCCACGGCGCTGGGACTTTACTGGTGGAACAAAGGCGCCTGCCTGGTACAGGGCGGGACGCTGGCGGTGATGAACAACCTGCATGTGCCGGTGGGGTTGTTGTTGAACCTGCTGATCTGGAATCAGCACGAGGAGCTGGGGCGGCTGTTCCTGGGCGGGGGCGTGATCCTGGCGGCGGTCTGGATGAGCCGCTTGAGCTTGCGCAGACCGCTGGTTGCCAGGTGA
- a CDS encoding FMN-dependent NADH-azoreductase, with the protein MSRVLIIESSARQQDSVSRQLTQTFIKQWQAAHPGDEISVRDLAVNPVPHLDANLLGGWMKPAEQRNEVETASLERSNQLTDQLLAADVLVMAAPMYNFAIPSTLKAWLDHVLRAGVTFKYTPTGPQGLLVGKRAFVLTARGGIHAGGSSDHQEPYLRQVMGFIGIHDVTFIHAEGMNLGGDFQEKGLNQANARLAEVA; encoded by the coding sequence ATGTCCCGCGTTCTGATCATCGAAAGCAGTGCCCGCCAGCAAGACTCGGTTTCCCGTCAACTGACCCAGACCTTCATCAAGCAGTGGCAAGCCGCCCACCCCGGCGATGAAATCAGCGTGCGGGACCTGGCCGTCAACCCGGTGCCTCATCTGGACGCCAACCTGCTGGGCGGTTGGATGAAGCCTGCCGAGCAACGCAACGAAGTGGAAACTGCTTCGCTGGAGCGCTCCAACCAGCTCACCGATCAATTGCTCGCCGCCGACGTGCTGGTCATGGCCGCGCCGATGTACAACTTCGCTATCCCCAGTACCTTGAAAGCCTGGCTCGACCATGTGCTGCGCGCCGGTGTGACCTTCAAATACACCCCCACCGGCCCGCAGGGCCTGCTGGTAGGCAAGCGTGCCTTCGTACTGACCGCCCGTGGCGGGATCCACGCCGGCGGCAGTTCGGACCATCAGGAACCCTACCTGCGCCAGGTCATGGGCTTCATCGGCATCCATGATGTGACCTTCATCCACGCCGAGGGCATGAACCTGGGCGGCGACTTCCAGGAGAAGGGCTTGAACCAGGCCAATGCCAGACTGGCCGAGGTCGCCTGA